A stretch of DNA from Streptomyces gobiensis:
CGATGACGATGAGGGCCAGTTGGTCGATGTAGGGGGCGGTTTCGGCGATGGCCTGGCGGTCAGGTCGGTGCCGTCATCGATGTGCAGCGGTGCCTGGACCAGATGTGCGGATGCCTCGTTGACTGCTGCTTGTTCGGGTGGTGGAGAGGGTGCCGGCTCGCAGGCGGCGGTAGTCCGCGCTTGCCTGTGCCGCCACGATGCGGGCCGCGACGTCAGCCCGGGTGATTCCAGAGGCCGCGTACAGCACCGGCCGCCCGTGGTGGAGCGCCGTGTGGCGGGCGGCGGTGGCCACGAGCAGGGATCCGCCCGCTCCGGGTGCGGCGGCCACCAGGACCAGACGGCCTGGTGGCAGGCCGCCGGTGGCGTGGTCGAGGGTTTCCAGGCCGTAGGACAGGGGGGTCGGGGTCTGGGGGGAGACGACCGTGTGGAGCACGTCGCCGAGGGCGGCCAGGTGGCGTGGGGCGTGCCCGTGTGCTGGCTGGCTGCAGGTGCCGGGTGGCGGTGCGTGGGTTGACGGTGTGTGCGTCGCGGGGTCGGGAGCAGCCGGGTCGGCGGGGTCCTCGACGCGCTCCTGCGGGCGCTCGGGGACGGGGGCGCTGTGGCGTGTGGCTGTCGGGGCTGCGGCCGGGTCGGCGGCGGATACCAGGACAGCCAGCGGCCTTTGGCGGCGCATCAGCACCTGCGGCCGGCCCTCTGCCGCGGCGACGATCAGGTCTCCCAGCCGTGTACGAGCCGCAGT
This window harbors:
- a CDS encoding type II toxin-antitoxin system prevent-host-death family antitoxin; the encoded protein is MPESGDGVCSGPLRVEEARRRLYELVEAASQGQTARIAKGGRQAVLVPLKCLDTKRQAALSQFPASPVTAARTRLGDLIVAAAEGRPQVLMRRQRPLAVLVSAADPAAAPTATRHSAPVPERPQERVEDPADPAAPDPATHTPSTHAPPPGTCSQPAHGHAPRHLAALGDVLHTVVSPQTPTPLSYGLETLDHATGGLPPGRLVLVAAAPGAGGSLLVATAARHTALHHGRPVLYAASGITRADVAARIVAAQASADYRRLRAGTLSTTRTSSSQRGIRTSGPGTAAHR